A single region of the Roseivivax sp. THAF197b genome encodes:
- the leuB gene encoding 3-isopropylmalate dehydrogenase: MTTPSLLILPGDGIGPEVMAEVRKVIDWLGAKRDMPFDVSEDLVGGCAYDAHGTPLHDDTMAKAQEVDAVLLGAVGGPKYDDLDFSVKPERGLLRLRKEMDLFANLRPAQCFDALADFSSLKRDVVSGLDIMIVRELTSGVYFGEPRGIFEEGNERVGINTQRYTESEIDRVVRAAFDLAMKRGKKLCSMEKANVMESGILWREVATRVAQDYPEVELTHMYADAGAMQLTRWPKQFDVIVTDNLFGDLLSDLAAMLTGSLGMLPSASLGAPMSNGRPKALYEPVHGSAPDIAGQGKANPIACILSFAMALRYSFDQGAEAERLERAVEAVLADGLRTADLLGEEGVQPVSTADMGDAIIAKLDASL; encoded by the coding sequence ATGCCGTTCGACGTCAGCGAGGATCTGGTCGGTGGCTGCGCCTATGATGCCCACGGCACGCCCCTGCATGACGACACGATGGCCAAGGCGCAGGAAGTGGACGCGGTCCTGCTTGGCGCCGTGGGTGGCCCGAAATACGACGACCTCGACTTCTCGGTGAAGCCCGAGCGCGGCCTGCTGCGCCTGCGCAAGGAGATGGACCTTTTCGCCAACCTGCGCCCGGCGCAATGCTTCGACGCGCTGGCGGATTTCTCATCGCTGAAGCGCGATGTGGTCTCTGGCCTCGACATCATGATCGTGCGCGAGCTGACCTCGGGCGTCTATTTCGGCGAACCGCGCGGCATCTTCGAGGAAGGCAATGAGCGGGTGGGCATCAACACCCAGCGCTACACCGAAAGCGAGATCGACCGCGTCGTGCGCGCGGCGTTCGACCTGGCCATGAAGCGCGGCAAGAAGCTCTGCTCCATGGAGAAGGCCAACGTCATGGAGTCGGGCATCCTGTGGCGCGAGGTGGCCACGCGGGTCGCGCAGGATTACCCCGAGGTCGAGCTGACGCATATGTATGCCGATGCAGGCGCGATGCAGCTCACACGCTGGCCCAAGCAGTTCGACGTGATCGTGACCGACAACCTCTTTGGCGACCTCCTGTCCGATCTCGCGGCGATGCTGACCGGATCGCTCGGCATGTTGCCCTCGGCCTCGCTGGGCGCGCCGATGTCCAATGGCCGACCCAAGGCGCTTTACGAGCCCGTGCACGGCTCCGCGCCCGATATTGCGGGTCAGGGCAAGGCGAACCCCATCGCCTGCATCCTGAGCTTTGCCATGGCGCTGCGCTATTCCTTCGATCAGGGCGCGGAGGCCGAACGGCTTGAGCGTGCGGTCGAAGCGGTTCTGGCCGACGGTCTGCGCACTGCCGATCTTCTGGGCGAGGAAGGCGTGCAGCCCGTCTCGACCGCCGATATGGGCGACGCGATCATCGCCAAGCTCGACGCGTCGCTCTGA